A segment of the Brevibacterium zhoupengii genome:
CGCCCTGGCCTGATACCTCTGGCGACTTAGGCGCACGCGCCGGCTAGGTTAGCGCCAAGTGGTTCGGTGCCCAATGGTTCGGTGCCAGCTGGTTCGGTGCCGTTCTCGGCAATAGCTTTCAGCACCCCGCACCCGCAGTGCCTAAACACCCCGTTGCAACGAGGCGTTTTGGAGCTGCGGGGGCGGGGTGCTGAACTATCTGTAGGCCAAGCAGCTCACGGGAGGACGTGCGACTACCGGTGCGTGGTGCGCTGCACTGAATAAGCATGAGACACCAGTCCCCTGGCCCTCAGCCGAGGAAGTGGATGAGGGTTCCGATGCCGAAGGTGATGGCTGCCAGCAGAGCGAGCAGGAACTCGAGGGCGGTGCCGATGCCGATCGCTTTGAGTGATTCCCAACTGGAGTCCCAGGCCTCCTTTGCCTCCTTGAGCCGCAGGTATTCGGCGAGGTAGAGGCCGGCGATGAAGCCGATCGGCAGACCGACGACGGGAATCACGAAGAATCCGATGATGCCGAGGACCCCGGCCAGCAGCACGGACTTGTTGGGGACCTTCATCGCCTTGAGCTTCCTGCCCGTGAGCACCAGCGAGGCGCTCATGCCGGCGGCGACGAAAACGGCCACGATGGCGAAGATGATCCAAGCCATCGGCCCACCGATGACGATGGCCCACACCAGCACGGCGATCGCAATGAGGATGGATCCCGGCAGCACGGGCAGGATGATGCCGAGGCAGCCGACGAGGATCGCCAATCCGACCAGCACCGAGGTGAGAATGTCCGCGTTCACTGTGTGTCCGATCTGTTGCTCATGGGGCTCCTCATATTAAGGGACCAAGTTCTGCGCCGCACACAGAATGGCAGACGACTGCCGGCCTGCCCCTCCGCGACTACCGGCCCGCCCCTCAGGGACGGCTCAAGGACGTCCGTGCAGCCCTCAGGGGCGTCCGTGATAGCTCACATGGAGGCGGATGCGTGATTTGGGGTCGTAGTGCAGCCGCAGGTTCTTCGCCACGATCATCCACACCAGCCCGACGGCGAAGGCAATGATCCCCGAGGCTGCGCCGACGACCATCGCCATCCGCGGTCCGTACAGGTCAGCCACCCACCCCGCCAGCGGGGCACCGATGGGGGTTCCACCCATGACGACAGCGGCATAGATCGCCATCACCCGACCGC
Coding sequences within it:
- a CDS encoding DUF456 domain-containing protein, with protein sequence MNADILTSVLVGLAILVGCLGIILPVLPGSILIAIAVLVWAIVIGGPMAWIIFAIVAVFVAAGMSASLVLTGRKLKAMKVPNKSVLLAGVLGIIGFFVIPVVGLPIGFIAGLYLAEYLRLKEAKEAWDSSWESLKAIGIGTALEFLLALLAAITFGIGTLIHFLG